A window of Thermosynechococcus sp. NK55a contains these coding sequences:
- the frr gene encoding ribosome recycling factor — protein MKLADVEERMQKSVEATQHDFNSIRTGRANAALLDRVMVDYYGTETPLRSLANISTPDATTILIQPYDRSTLASIEKAIQLSDLGLTPNNDGSSVRLNIPPLTTERRKELVKTAAKIAEGGKVAIRNIRRDAIDHIKKAGKAGELTEDEVKDLQEKVQKLTDKYIGKIDALLAEKEKDIMTV, from the coding sequence GTGAAATTAGCTGATGTCGAAGAGCGGATGCAAAAATCGGTTGAAGCAACCCAGCATGACTTCAATAGCATTCGCACGGGTCGCGCCAACGCGGCGTTATTAGACCGGGTGATGGTGGACTACTACGGCACTGAAACTCCCCTGCGCTCCTTGGCCAATATCTCCACCCCCGATGCGACCACGATTTTGATTCAGCCCTACGATCGCTCCACATTGGCCAGCATTGAAAAAGCCATTCAACTCTCTGACTTGGGCTTGACGCCCAACAACGATGGCTCTAGCGTCCGCCTCAACATTCCACCCTTAACCACGGAGCGACGCAAAGAATTGGTGAAAACCGCCGCCAAAATTGCCGAAGGGGGCAAAGTAGCGATTCGCAACATCCGCCGCGATGCTATTGATCACATCAAAAAGGCGGGTAAAGCCGGCGAGCTCACCGAAGATGAAGTCAAGGATTTGCAAGAGAAAGTGCAAAAGCTCACCGACAAATACATCGGCAAAATTGACGCCCTCCTTGCCGAGAAAGAAAAGGATATTATGACCGTATAG
- the pyrH gene encoding UMP kinase yields MNPKYRRVLLKLSGEALMGDLNYGIDPKVVQAFASEIAQVVQAGVQTAIVVGGGNIFRGMKGAAAGMDRATADYIGMIATVMNAMTLQDALEQMNVPTRVQTAIAMQEVAEPYIRRRAIRHLEKGRVVIFGAGSGNPFFTTDTTAALRAAEIDAEVIFKATKVDGVYDADPHKNPNARRYRSLTYTHALTHNLAVMDSTAIALCKDNDIPIIVFSLETAGNIYRALTGEPIGTMVGGSCEIS; encoded by the coding sequence ATGAATCCTAAATATCGCCGCGTATTGCTCAAATTGAGCGGTGAAGCCCTCATGGGCGACCTGAACTACGGCATTGATCCAAAAGTGGTGCAGGCATTTGCCAGTGAAATTGCTCAGGTGGTGCAGGCGGGAGTTCAAACCGCTATTGTGGTGGGAGGTGGCAATATCTTTCGTGGTATGAAAGGAGCGGCGGCTGGCATGGATCGGGCAACCGCAGACTACATCGGTATGATTGCCACGGTTATGAATGCCATGACCCTTCAGGATGCCCTTGAACAGATGAATGTGCCCACACGAGTGCAAACTGCGATCGCCATGCAGGAGGTGGCCGAACCCTATATTCGCCGCCGTGCCATTCGTCACCTAGAAAAGGGAAGGGTGGTGATCTTTGGGGCAGGGTCAGGCAATCCCTTTTTTACCACGGACACAACCGCGGCCCTGCGCGCTGCCGAAATTGATGCCGAAGTGATCTTCAAAGCCACTAAGGTCGATGGCGTCTATGACGCTGATCCCCACAAAAATCCTAACGCGCGTCGCTACCGTAGTCTCACCTACACCCATGCCCTCACCCATAACTTGGCAGTGATGGACAGTACAGCGATCGCCCTGTGTAAAGATAATGATATCCCCATTATTGTGTTTAGCTTAGAAACAGCCGGTAACATCTACCGCGCCTTGACTGGGGAACCCATTGGTACGATGGTTGGAGGCTCCTGTGAAATTAGCTGA
- the nblR gene encoding response regulator transcription factor NblR translates to MDLTSPPSRLLLVCADNHLSQRMGQDLQAAGYDPVIATTEKECHLACAEWQPALIIMDRYLGRLNSMELCQQLRQQGISLPILLMLESDRLEDRVAVLESGADDYLLLPYSPKSFLQMIQLYLKPPVTQSEVLRFDNLTLDLLTRRAERNGRIIDLTMKEYELLKFLMEHPREVLTREQILENVWGYDFLGESNVIEVYIRYLRLKIEPDGEKRLIHTVRGVGYVLREA, encoded by the coding sequence ATGGATCTAACTTCTCCTCCTTCTCGTTTGCTTTTGGTCTGCGCTGACAACCACCTGTCGCAACGCATGGGGCAAGACCTTCAGGCGGCGGGTTACGATCCAGTGATTGCGACAACAGAAAAAGAATGTCACTTGGCCTGTGCTGAATGGCAGCCTGCCTTGATTATCATGGATCGCTATTTGGGGCGGCTCAACAGTATGGAGTTGTGCCAGCAGCTGCGTCAGCAGGGGATCAGTCTGCCGATTCTACTAATGCTGGAGAGCGATCGCCTCGAAGATCGGGTCGCTGTCCTGGAGTCAGGGGCTGATGATTATCTATTGCTGCCCTACAGTCCCAAGTCTTTTCTCCAGATGATTCAGCTCTACCTGAAGCCACCGGTAACTCAAAGTGAGGTGTTGCGATTTGATAATTTGACCCTCGATTTGTTGACGCGGCGAGCAGAGCGCAATGGGCGGATCATCGACCTTACCATGAAGGAATATGAACTGCTGAAGTTTCTCATGGAGCACCCCCGCGAAGTCCTCACCCGTGAGCAAATTTTAGAAAACGTCTGGGGCTATGACTTTTTGGGTGAATCCAACGTCATTGAAGTCTATATTCGTTACCTGCGGTTGAAGATTGAACCCGATGGTGAAAAACGGTTGATTCACACAGTGCGAGGAGTGGGCTATGTTCTCCGTGAAGCCTAA
- a CDS encoding DUF192 domain-containing protein, which produces MFSVKPKLRWLVLALVTLGFLLGCQNRSQGDPATPPPMVRAVPQYLPITAKARIHDTWIQLEVARTPAQQQLGLMFRPQLPGDRGMLFPMSPPQVASFWMKNCLIPLDLIFLRHGKVVAIAPQAPPCPTLPCPTYESGVPVDAVLELAGGRAAELGLKVNDPVEIQYLEP; this is translated from the coding sequence ATGTTCTCCGTGAAGCCTAAGTTACGCTGGCTGGTTCTGGCATTGGTGACCTTGGGGTTTCTGCTAGGGTGTCAAAACCGGAGCCAAGGGGATCCGGCAACCCCGCCTCCAATGGTTCGCGCCGTTCCGCAATATCTACCCATTACGGCGAAGGCGCGCATTCACGATACCTGGATTCAATTGGAAGTGGCGCGCACGCCAGCCCAGCAGCAGTTGGGCTTGATGTTTCGTCCCCAATTGCCGGGCGATCGCGGGATGCTGTTTCCAATGTCTCCGCCCCAAGTGGCCAGCTTCTGGATGAAAAATTGCCTGATCCCCCTCGACTTAATTTTTCTCCGGCACGGCAAAGTGGTGGCGATCGCCCCCCAAGCCCCCCCTTGCCCAACCCTCCCTTGCCCCACCTATGAGTCTGGGGTTCCAGTGGATGCGGTTTTAGAACTGGCGGGTGGCCGCGCTGCTGAATTGGGACTCAAGGTCAATGATCCTGTAGAGATACAGTACTTGGAGCCTTGA